A window from Streptomyces sp. NBC_00299 encodes these proteins:
- a CDS encoding DUF1996 domain-containing protein: MGRNTRKRRTPLATKAIAASAALALGGGGLVWANFYASAHEDNSGWNQTKSANARVATINCPDVGQKLTKVPRSARRGVAKELALLDRQVTDAYKRLAETRQAQAGDANYVNNAILGPLKSKRVATLDRIGININRAGGQRPQNLDQLAQCQGVPAEQPETNDGQQDGDQNQDGQDQNNDGQDQNQDGQNNDGQDQGGQDGGGQDQGGNGGQAGNGPSADDFVDITQVQANAQLGVGANGLPANGDSGSTGSFTTNCGTNENENRNSDNVIVAPGVSNGAQHQHDYVGNQANNAFASDQDLANGDTTCQNQGDRSSYFWPVLRVQDGQNDIDADAPGGGQDGNVGTIVEASEAQLKFVGNKTSDVVAMPEALRIITGDAKSFVNGNANANANWSCTGFEDQVQLHDKLPICPEGSSVVRTSNFQSCWDGQNIDSANHRTHVAFVQGDGTCANGFQAIPQLQVRLVYDVQAPQIQDGQVQNAFAVDSFPDQLHKAITDHNDFINFFDENTMNEMVDCINSGQNCQ; this comes from the coding sequence ATGGGACGCAACACAAGAAAACGCCGTACGCCGCTGGCCACCAAGGCCATTGCCGCATCGGCAGCCCTAGCGCTCGGTGGGGGCGGGCTTGTATGGGCCAACTTCTATGCTTCGGCGCACGAGGACAACTCTGGGTGGAACCAGACGAAGTCCGCGAATGCCCGGGTCGCGACGATCAACTGCCCTGATGTCGGCCAGAAGCTGACGAAGGTGCCGAGGAGCGCGCGCAGGGGCGTCGCCAAGGAGCTGGCGCTGCTGGACAGGCAGGTCACGGACGCCTATAAGCGTCTCGCCGAGACGCGGCAGGCCCAGGCGGGGGACGCCAACTACGTCAACAACGCCATTCTGGGCCCGCTGAAGTCCAAGCGCGTGGCCACGCTCGACCGGATCGGTATCAACATCAACCGGGCCGGCGGCCAGCGCCCTCAGAACCTCGACCAGCTCGCCCAGTGCCAGGGCGTCCCGGCCGAGCAGCCTGAGACCAACGACGGCCAGCAGGACGGGGACCAGAACCAGGACGGTCAGGACCAGAACAACGACGGTCAGGACCAGAACCAGGACGGTCAGAACAACGACGGTCAGGACCAGGGCGGACAGGACGGCGGCGGACAGGACCAGGGCGGCAACGGCGGGCAGGCCGGCAACGGTCCGTCGGCGGACGACTTCGTCGACATCACGCAGGTCCAGGCCAACGCCCAGCTGGGCGTCGGCGCGAACGGCCTCCCCGCGAACGGGGACAGCGGTTCGACCGGTAGCTTCACCACGAACTGCGGCACCAACGAGAACGAGAACCGCAACTCGGACAACGTGATCGTCGCTCCCGGTGTCAGCAACGGTGCGCAGCACCAGCACGACTACGTCGGCAACCAGGCCAACAACGCTTTCGCGAGCGACCAGGACCTGGCGAACGGCGACACCACCTGCCAGAACCAAGGTGACAGGTCGTCGTACTTCTGGCCGGTGCTGCGGGTGCAGGACGGTCAGAACGACATCGACGCGGATGCCCCGGGCGGCGGTCAGGACGGCAACGTCGGCACGATCGTCGAGGCCAGCGAGGCGCAGCTGAAGTTCGTCGGCAACAAGACGAGCGATGTCGTCGCGATGCCGGAGGCCCTGCGCATCATCACCGGTGACGCCAAGTCCTTCGTCAACGGCAACGCCAATGCCAACGCCAACTGGAGCTGCACCGGCTTCGAGGACCAGGTCCAGCTGCACGACAAGCTCCCGATCTGCCCCGAGGGCAGCTCCGTGGTGCGGACGTCCAACTTCCAGAGCTGCTGGGACGGTCAGAACATCGACAGCGCCAACCACCGCACGCACGTCGCGTTCGTCCAGGGCGACGGCACCTGCGCCAACGGTTTCCAGGCGATTCCCCAGCTCCAGGTCCGCCTGGTCTACGACGTCCAGGCCCCGCAGATCCAGGACGGACAGGTCCAGAACGCCTTCGCGGTGGACTCCTTCCCGGACCAGCTGCACAAGGCGATCACCGACCACAACGACTTCATCAACTTCTTCGACGAGAACACGATGAACGAGATGGTCGACTGCATCAACAGCGGCCAGAACTGCCAGTAG